The genomic stretch ACCAACTGGCGCCTGACCGAGATGCAGGCCGTCATCGGCCGGCTGCAGCTCGGCCGCATGGACGCGTGGCACGCGCGCCGGGCGGCCAACGCCGCGGCCCTGATCGCGGGGCTGGCCGACGTGCCGGGCATCCACGTGCCCGCCGTGCCCGCCGGGGTCGAGCACGCCTGGTACAAGTTCTACGCCTTCGTGGAGCCGGCGGCGCTGTCCGCCGGCTGGGACCGCGACCGCATCAAGGCCGCGATCCGCGCCGAGGGCGTGCACTGCGACACGGGCTCGTGCCCCGAGATGTACCGCGAGGAGGCCTTCGCCGGCACGGGCATGCGCCCCGCCGCGCGGCTGCCCGTCGCGGTAGACCTCGGGCGCCGCAGCCTGTTCTTCCCGGTCCACCCGACCCTCGACGACGCCGACATGCAGGACGTGGTGGCCGCCGTCCGGAAGGTGATGGCCGCCGCCACCGGTTGACCGCCCGGTTCGCCACAAGGACGTGAGGACACGCGGATGAGCAACGACAACGACAACCCCCGCAACGCGCTCCTGCGCGAGGACGGCGCCCTGACCAGGCTGGTCCGCAGCAACCGGCTGCTCTTCGGACTGGTCTTCTTCGGACTGCTCTCGGCGATCTCGGTCACGGCCTCGTTCTTCATCCGCTTCGTCGTGCTCGGCCCCTTCCTCATCACCAACCTCGACCAGTGGCAGACCTGGTGGCTGGCCATGCTCGGCGTCACCGTGCCCGTGCGCATGATCTTCTTCTGGCTGATCGGGCTGCACAAGACGTCGTGGCGCTTCGCCTCGGTGGAGGACCTGCCGCCCCTCGTGGGCGCGGTCATGTCCAGCTCGGCGCTGATCATCGTCGCCCTGTGGGTGTTCTGGGACAAGCCGGGCGGCTTCCCCCTCTCGACCCTCGCCATCGACATGGTGCTCTGCCTCGGGCTGGTGACCATCGGGCGCTTCGCCTACCGGCTGCTGAGCGGTCCCTCGGACAAGCTGGGCAACACCGAGCCGCGCAAGCGGGCCATCGTCGTGGGCGCGGGCAACGCCGGCGCCCTGACCATCGAGGCCATGCAGTCGCCGCGGCTGGGGGCCTTCCGGCCCGTGGCCCTCGTCGACGACAACGTGCACGCCCAGGGGGTGCGCATCCGCGGCGTCGAGGTCATGGGCACCATCGACCAGATCAAGGACGTCGCCCGCCGGCGGCGGGCCGAGGTCATCGTGCTGGCCATCCCGTCGGCCACCACGGCCGCCCTCTACCGCATCCTGAACCACTGCCAGGAGACGAAGCTGCCCATCAAGTCGGTGCCGAGCTTCTGGGAGATCATGGAGTCGGAGAAGCCGGGCATCCGGCGGGTCGAGGACTTCAGCACCACGAGCCTGCTGCAGCGGCGGCCCGTGAGCGGCGACGTGGGGGTGATCCGCGAGATGCTGCGGGGCAGGCGCGTGCTGGTGACCGGCGCCGCCGGCAGCATCGGTTCGGAGCTGTGCCGCCAGGTGGTGGAGAACGGCGCGGCGTACCTGGCCTGCCTCGACAAGGACGAGAACGGCCTGTTCCGCATCGAGCAGGAGCTGCGCGACCGCGAGCGGCCCACGGCGTTCGACTTCCTGCTCGGCGACATCAAGAACCCGCAGCGCCTCGAGCGCTTCTTCGCCGTCGCCCGTCCGGACATCGTCTTCCACGCCGCCGCCTACAAGCACGTGCCGATCCTGCAGTTCCACCCCGAGGAGGCGGTGCTGAACAACGTCTTCGGCACGCGCCAGCTCGCGGACATGGCCCTGCGCCACGGGGTGCAGCGCTTCGTCATGATCTCCACCGACAAGTCGGTGAACCCGACCAACGTCATGGGGGCCACCAAGCAGGTGGCCGAGAAGGTCATCCTCACGCGGCAGAACCAGGACGACGGCGCCACCAGCTTCTCCATCATCCGCTTCGGCAACGTGCTCGGCTCGGCCGGCAGCGTGGTCGAGCTCTTCCACAAGCAGATCAAGAAGGGCGGCCCCGTCACCGTCACCCACCCGGACATGGAGCGCTTCTTCATGACCATCGCCGAGGCCGTGCAGCTCGTGCTCTTCGCCGCGGCCATGGGGCGGGGGGGCGACGTCTTCATCCTCGACATGGGGGCCTCGGTGAAGATCGACGACCTGGCCCGCCAGATGATCCGCCTGTCCGGCCTGACGCCCGACGTGGACGTGGGCATCACCTACACGGGCCTGCGTCCGGGGGAGAAGCTCTTCGAGGAGCTGTGGGCCGAGGGCGAGGAGCCGGCCCCCACCGAGAATCCCGGCATCATGGTGGCCCGACGGCAGGCCATCGACGTGGCCGAGGTCGAATCCGGCGCCGGGCGGCTCGTGGAGGCCGCCATGCTCGGCCGCCGTGACGACATCTGGACCGAATTGCTGGCCCTGGTGCCCGATTTCAGCGGTTTGACGGGCCAGGACGCCGAAACGCCCCCCGAAGTGCCCGCGCCGGAGGGCCCCCGTGAAGATTCGGTCAATCGGGCCGCCGAAACGCCGAATAACTTGCCATAGGCTGCTCATTCGCCTATATTCCGCCCGACCGAAGCCGGGCCGGGGATATCCCATCCGGCGTTTCGGTCTGCTTTGAGGTGCGGGTCGGCACCAGGCGGCGCCCAGGGGATCGAATTCGCGATCCGGGCGACGACCGTGTTTCCGCGCAAGCCCCGGCGAACGGCGCAAGCTCCCGGGGCCCGGCGGCCGGCCTGCGGCCATCGTGACGCCAGCGCGTCCGTTTAGGGAGGTTCTCGACGATGGCACTTACCAAGGAACAGAAAGAACAGGTCATCGGGAAGTTCAAGAAGCACGACGGGGACTCGGGTTCGCCCGAGGTCCAGATCGCGCTTCTGACCGAGCGCATCAACACCCTCAGCGATCACTTCAAGATGCACAAGGCGGACCATCACAGCCGCCGCGGGCTGCTGAAGATGGTCGGGCAGCGCAAGCGCCTGCTCAGCTATCTGAAGAAGAAGGATCTCGACGGGTACCGCGCCCTCATCAAGGAACTGGGTATCCGCGGTTGATGACCGTCTCGGGAGTCTGGTTTGGACGCAAGTTCGCATAGACCGGTGATCGGCCGCGCTGGGTTCGCGGCCGTTCGCCGTATGTGCGGGTCGTGTCCTGCGGCCGGACCTGCCGGACCTGGAGCTGCAAAGCGGTAGGAAGATGTTTTGAAGGGTGCATGGTGCGCCCGACGCAGTCGACGCCGATCGCGGAATACGCCGCCCGGCGCCACCTGGAAGGAATAAGCAGAATGAGCAAGCAAATCGTCAGCATGGAAATGAACGGGACCACGTTCAGCTTCGAGACCGGCCGCATGGCCAAGCAGGCCAACGGCAGCTGCATCGTGCGCATGGGCGACACCATGAGCCTGATGACCGTCACGGCCGATCCCAGCCCCAGCGACCGGGATTTCCTGCCGCTGTTCGTGGAGTACCGGAACAAGACCTACGCCGCCGGCAAGATCCCGGGCGGCTTCTTCAAGCGCGAGGCCCGTCCGACCGAGCGGGAGACCCTCACCTGCCGGCTGATCGACCGCCCCCTGCGGCCGCTCTTCCCGGACGGCTACAGCCATGAGACCCAGATCGTGGCCTTCATCATCAGCGCGGACACCGATTTCCATGCCGACACCCTGAGCATCACCGGCGCCAGCATGGCCCTGGCCCTGAGCGACGTGCCGTTCCACGAGATCGTCTCGGGCGTGCGCGTGGCCGACGTCGACGGCGAGTTCATCCCCAACCCCTCCTTCGAGCAGCTCGAGGAGTCGACCATGGACCTCGTGGTCGCGGGCACCGACGACGTCGTGTGCATGATCGAGGGCGAGTGCCTCGAGGTGCCGGAAGACCGCCTGCTGGACGCCATCGAGTTCGCCCACGGCTGGATCAAGAAGCTGAACAACCTCCAGCGCCAGCTGCTCGAGGTCGCCGACAACAAGAAGGCCAAGTGGGACCTGCCCGAGGTGCCGTCCCTGCCCGCCGACGTCAGCGACAAGGTCAAGGAGCTGGTCCTGCCCGAGCTGAAGCAGGCCATCGTGGTCAAGGGCAAGATGGAGCGCTCGGACGCCCTGAAGGCCGTCAAGACCAAGGTCAAGGAGGCCTTCACCGACGCCGACGGCAACGTGAACGGCGACGCCATGGCCGCCCTGAGCAAGCTCGAGAAGCACACCATGCGCGAGATGATCCTCTCGGAGGGCGTGCGCACCGACGGCCGCGACCTGACCACGGTCCGGCCCATCACCGTCGAGACCGGCGTGCTGCCGCGCGCCCACGGTTCCTGCCTGTTCACCCGCGGCGAGACCCAGTCCCTGGGCACCGTCACCCTGGGCAGCAAGCAGGCCGAGCAGCGCATCGAGCCGCTGAACACCGAGCAGTACTGGTCGAAGTACTACCTGCACTACAACTTCCCCCCGTTCAGCGTGGGCGAGGTCGGTCGCTACAGCGGCACCGGCCGCCGCGAGATCGGCCACGGCAAGCTCGCCGAGCGCGCCATCCGCCCGATCCTGCCGGACGTGGAGGACTTCCCGTACACGATCCGCCTCGTGTCGGACATCCTCGAGAGCAACGGCTCCTCGTCGATGGCCTCGGTCTGCAGCTGCTGCATGGCCATGCTCGACGCGGGCGCCCCGCTGCGGGCCAAGGTGGCCGGCGTGGCCATGGGCCTGGTCAAGGACGGCGACCGCATCGCGGTGCTGACCGACATCCTGGGCGTCGAGGACCACCTCGGCGACATGGACTTCAAGGTCACCGGCACCCGCGACGGCATCACCGCCTTCCAGCTGGACACCAAGATCGCCGGGCTGCCCCGCGAGGTCATGGTCAAGGCCCTGACCGACGCGCGGAACGCCCGTCTGCACATCCTGGACATCATGGACGAGGCCCTGCCCGAGGCGCGCCCGGAGATGAGCCCGTACGCCCCGAAGATCGAGACGATCCAGATCCCGGTGAAGAAGATCGGCACGCTGATCGGCCCGGGCGGCAAGGTCATCAAGAAGATCCAGGAGGACACCGGCGCCACCATCGAGGTGGACGACGACGGCATGGTCTTCATCAGCAGCACCGACCAGGCGGGCGGCGCGGCGGCGATGGAGTACGTCCGCGGCCTGATGGCCGAGCCCGAGCTGGACAAGGTGTACCACGGCGAGGTCAAGACCATCGTCGACTTCGGCGCCTTCGTCGAGTTCCTGCCCGGCAAGGACGGCCTGCTGCACATCTCCGAGCTGGAGTGGCACCGCGTGAACAACGTGGAGGACGTCCTGCAGGTCGGCGACAAGGTCGACGTCAAGCTGGTCGAGATCGACAGCCGCACCGGCAAGGTCCGCCTGAGCCGCAAGGCGCTGCTGCAGCGCCCCGAGGGCGTGGAGGACACCCCGCGCGACGACCGTCGCGGCGGTGGTGACCGCGGCGACCGCGGGGGCCGGGGCGGTCGCGATCGCGGCCGCGGCGGCCGGCGCTAGGACCGGGGTTCGATGAACCTCGATCCTTACCGGAACGAGCTGCCGCCCCGCCGGGAAGTGCTTCCCGGCGGGGCGGTCCTGCTCTCGACCCCCATCCGGTCGGCCCACGCCGTCACCCTCGGCGTCTGGCTGCGCACCGGCAGCCAGGACGAGCCCGCCGACCTCGGCGGCATCTCCCATTTCCTCGAACACATGGTCTTCAAGGGCTCGCGCAAGCGGTCGGCCTACGAGATCGCCCTGACCTTCGACCGCCTCGGCGCCGCCGTCGACGCCTTCACCACCAAGGACCTCGTGGCCTTCACCATCAAGGTGCTGCCCGAGTACTTCCGCGAGGCCGCCGAACTGCTGGCCGAGATGCTCCTGCAGCCGGCCTTCGACCCGCGCCTGACCGAGCTCGAGCAGAACGTCGTCATCGAGGAGATCCAGGAAGCCCTCGACACCCCGGAAGACCGCCTGCACGACGCCTTCGCGGCCCGGGTCTACGGCGCCCACCGCCGCGGCCGGCCCATCCTGGGCACGCCCGACTCGCTGCGCTCGTTCGGCCCGGACATCCTGGCCGCCCAGCACCGGCGCCTGTTCGCCCCCACGAACCTGGTCATCTCCATGGCCGGCAACATCCAGGACGGCTTCGAGAGCATCGTCGCCGCCGCCTTCGACGAACCGGCCCGCCCCGGCCCCGAGCGCGACGCCGTCGCCCCCTCGGGCGGACGCGCGGCCGCCATGATCGACTTCCCCCCGGGCGAGGGCCTCGACCCCTTCCGCCTCGACCTGGCCAGCCCGATCATCCAGTCGTACTTCGAGATCGGCAACCTCGGCCCGGCCTACCTGCACCCGGACCGCATCCCGGTCTTCCTGCTCACCAACATCCTGGGCGGCGGCATGAGCAGCCGCATCTTCCAGGCCGTGCGCGAGCGCGAGGGCCTGGCCTACACCGTGTACAACTACAACGACATGGGCCGCGACACGGGGCTCGTGAGCTGCGCGGGCTCGTGCTCGCCCGAGAAGCTGGGCCGGCTCGAGGACGTCATCCGCATGGAATACCAGTCGCTGATCAGCGACGGCGTCAGCGAGGACGAACTCGAGAACAACCGGGCCCAGATCAAGAGCCAGCTCATCTTCTCCCTCGAGGGCACCGTCAACCAGATGTACCGGGCGGCCCGCAACGAGATCTACTACGGC from bacterium encodes the following:
- a CDS encoding insulinase family protein, translated to MNLDPYRNELPPRREVLPGGAVLLSTPIRSAHAVTLGVWLRTGSQDEPADLGGISHFLEHMVFKGSRKRSAYEIALTFDRLGAAVDAFTTKDLVAFTIKVLPEYFREAAELLAEMLLQPAFDPRLTELEQNVVIEEIQEALDTPEDRLHDAFAARVYGAHRRGRPILGTPDSLRSFGPDILAAQHRRLFAPTNLVISMAGNIQDGFESIVAAAFDEPARPGPERDAVAPSGGRAAAMIDFPPGEGLDPFRLDLASPIIQSYFEIGNLGPAYLHPDRIPVFLLTNILGGGMSSRIFQAVREREGLAYTVYNYNDMGRDTGLVSCAGSCSPEKLGRLEDVIRMEYQSLISDGVSEDELENNRAQIKSQLIFSLEGTVNQMYRAARNEIYYGAFQPVAGLVDRVDSLTAADIVRCAEAYFDPSSVLVAVHGPEGGVRYEDEGLTDTDYDDDDDDL
- the rpsO gene encoding 30S ribosomal protein S15, which translates into the protein MALTKEQKEQVIGKFKKHDGDSGSPEVQIALLTERINTLSDHFKMHKADHHSRRGLLKMVGQRKRLLSYLKKKDLDGYRALIKELGIRG
- a CDS encoding polysaccharide biosynthesis protein — translated: MSNDNDNPRNALLREDGALTRLVRSNRLLFGLVFFGLLSAISVTASFFIRFVVLGPFLITNLDQWQTWWLAMLGVTVPVRMIFFWLIGLHKTSWRFASVEDLPPLVGAVMSSSALIIVALWVFWDKPGGFPLSTLAIDMVLCLGLVTIGRFAYRLLSGPSDKLGNTEPRKRAIVVGAGNAGALTIEAMQSPRLGAFRPVALVDDNVHAQGVRIRGVEVMGTIDQIKDVARRRRAEVIVLAIPSATTAALYRILNHCQETKLPIKSVPSFWEIMESEKPGIRRVEDFSTTSLLQRRPVSGDVGVIREMLRGRRVLVTGAAGSIGSELCRQVVENGAAYLACLDKDENGLFRIEQELRDRERPTAFDFLLGDIKNPQRLERFFAVARPDIVFHAAAYKHVPILQFHPEEAVLNNVFGTRQLADMALRHGVQRFVMISTDKSVNPTNVMGATKQVAEKVILTRQNQDDGATSFSIIRFGNVLGSAGSVVELFHKQIKKGGPVTVTHPDMERFFMTIAEAVQLVLFAAAMGRGGDVFILDMGASVKIDDLARQMIRLSGLTPDVDVGITYTGLRPGEKLFEELWAEGEEPAPTENPGIMVARRQAIDVAEVESGAGRLVEAAMLGRRDDIWTELLALVPDFSGLTGQDAETPPEVPAPEGPREDSVNRAAETPNNLP
- a CDS encoding polyribonucleotide nucleotidyltransferase, which encodes MSKQIVSMEMNGTTFSFETGRMAKQANGSCIVRMGDTMSLMTVTADPSPSDRDFLPLFVEYRNKTYAAGKIPGGFFKREARPTERETLTCRLIDRPLRPLFPDGYSHETQIVAFIISADTDFHADTLSITGASMALALSDVPFHEIVSGVRVADVDGEFIPNPSFEQLEESTMDLVVAGTDDVVCMIEGECLEVPEDRLLDAIEFAHGWIKKLNNLQRQLLEVADNKKAKWDLPEVPSLPADVSDKVKELVLPELKQAIVVKGKMERSDALKAVKTKVKEAFTDADGNVNGDAMAALSKLEKHTMREMILSEGVRTDGRDLTTVRPITVETGVLPRAHGSCLFTRGETQSLGTVTLGSKQAEQRIEPLNTEQYWSKYYLHYNFPPFSVGEVGRYSGTGRREIGHGKLAERAIRPILPDVEDFPYTIRLVSDILESNGSSSMASVCSCCMAMLDAGAPLRAKVAGVAMGLVKDGDRIAVLTDILGVEDHLGDMDFKVTGTRDGITAFQLDTKIAGLPREVMVKALTDARNARLHILDIMDEALPEARPEMSPYAPKIETIQIPVKKIGTLIGPGGKVIKKIQEDTGATIEVDDDGMVFISSTDQAGGAAAMEYVRGLMAEPELDKVYHGEVKTIVDFGAFVEFLPGKDGLLHISELEWHRVNNVEDVLQVGDKVDVKLVEIDSRTGKVRLSRKALLQRPEGVEDTPRDDRRGGGDRGDRGGRGGRDRGRGGRR